TGCAAGAGGACCGACCAGGCCTCCCGAGCTGGCACACTGGGAGACTCTTCTTCAGGAGAGATGTCTAAGCCTCATTGTCCCATCCGTTTCCCAGGTGTCAGCCTCCGTTCAGGAGGCTGCCCCCACAAAGCTGGGGTTTGGGGATgccgccccaccctgccctcccagtGGTCTGGTCACCTTATCAGCCCCTCATGGTTCTGCTGAGACCAGGCGGAACAAGAGAGAAGACTGCCCATGTGTCAGAGGTGACAGAGGGGCTTAGCTTGCTCCTCTAAAGCTTGGGGTCCCCCACAGCAATGCTCCCTTGTCTGTAGCTGCTTCACCTTCAGGGTGGTCTGCAGAGTGAATTTTTAAGTCCAAGGTTACAGCAAGTGTCACCCCAGGGTTTATTTCATCATCTAAGTGGAACAAAAATCTCACTTTTGTGGTTGGTCCCCCGTCTCATGAGCATCTCCATACTTCACGCTCACCCGCACTGCTGCTAGTGGTGTGTGAGGAGGCTCTCTTGCCGGCTCCGAGCGAGTGCGGGAGGCTCTCTCTGAGACCTCGAGTTCTTCATCGGGGAGAAATGGTACTTCTCAGGCCACAAGTTTATGACAAGAATTTCTGGCACAGTgtttcaaatgttattttgtgTTGTGACGTGATTAGCAGGCAGTCTCCCCTTCCTGTCTTTGCTTCTGAGAAAGCTGGTCACCACACATGGGGAATGGGGTTCTGTGAACCATGTGCTGACTTGACCCAGGTGTGTTTGAAAAGAAGAGCAGACCCGGCTGCTCCCTTGCTGTGCCGGTGAGCAGCGCGCCCCCTCCCGTCCAGCAGGGTGCTGGCTCCCACACACAGCAACCCGAGgcctctgccccatcccctctCAGGTCCTTTGCTGGGAATTGGTCTAGTCTGTTCAGTCTCCCTGTTTAGGGTTTCGGTGTGTGAGTGGAATGTCGCCTGCTTCATAGACAGAGGCCCACATTGAGACTTACCGAGCTAAGGCCCAGCATAAGGAGTAAGAACAGGTGATGGACGACTGAAGGCCGTACTGGAAACACACACTTCCTCAGGCAGCCAGGCAGGCCTCACCCTTCGAGTGTGATGCAATGTGGTATCTCTGGAAGCTTTTGGAAGACACTAGGGAAGGGGACTGCATGGCTTGGGGACAGAGGTCAGAGGGACACTGTATACTCTTATACCTTaaaaattttatcagatgcttatttgtttttaaaaagaacaattttagTATAAAAACAGTAGATGAAACCTCATGTAAAATTTCCTGCTTATGTAGTAGAATCAAGTAAAGTGTAACTTGCATTTTGTAAATGTGCTCGGTGACGTTTGACATAAGCTGGAGTTTTAATCTGGGAGTCATACTCTGCACCTTTAGTTGGGTCCCTCCTCCCCTGACATATGAGGTGTGGGGTGAGATCATGGTAGGAACCGTGAGTAAACAGGTGGCTGCTGCAGACAGCACAGCCTGCCTGTGGGATTCCCTGTGATTGGGTCTCTTCTGCTTTGTAGGTTCTGGGTGAGATGACCGAGCTGCTGTCCTCCTGCAGAAACTACGACAACTACCGGCGCGCCTACGGGGAGTGCACCCACTTCAAGATCCCCATCCTGGGGGTGCACCTCAAGGACCTCATCTCCCTGTACGAAGCCATGCCTGACTATCTAGAGGAGGGGAAGGTCAATGTCCACAAGCTGCTGGCCCTTTACAATCATATCAATGAACTGGTCCAGCTGCAAGAGGTGGCCCCACCCTTGGAGGCCAACAAGGACTTGGTGCACCTGCTGACGGTAAGGCTCATGTGCGGGCAAATCACTAAGCACTTTCTGTGTGCTAGGCATCCATCCCTGCACCTTATCAAATATCAGCTCAGTTAACACTCATAAAAACTCCATGCCGTGGATGCTGGTATCacctccattttatggatggggaaactgaggcacaaagacaTAACTTGCCAGAGGCCAAGTTATTCAGCTCAGAACCAGGTGGTGGGACACCAGGGCTGTGCTCTTAAGCAGCATGCCCTTTGGACTTCCAGGAGTGTTTCCCCACCCTGCAAAAGTCAGGCCTAAGCTCTGTTGGAGGAGCTGATAGCAAATGAGGATACAAGACTTGGTAAGAGATGGAGACAGTGGGTTCTCATAAGAAAAAGGACAAGGCAGTGAgtgagtaagtaaataagtaaataattatttgGATCCTGCCACCACTGGCTTTGATCCCTGTTCCCAGAGCCAGGCAGACGAACATTTGTGGTGCAGGGTGAGATCAGCTGAACTCCCTTCTAGACCTGCGACTCTGTAGTTCACCAGCTGTGTGCCTGTGAGGACTtagctgtttcctcctctgtaaaatcaTGGGGATTAATCTCCGTGATGATTTCTCACttctttcagttctaaaattacacaatttttaaaCCCACCTTTTTGGCAGAATGGAATGATCACTATTGCCTCTTCCTACTTCACAGGATTATTCTGATCCAGCCCAGGCTTGGCATCAGCTGGTGTCTAATCTGAGCCCTCTCGCTAATTGGCCGGGCAACCTTGTCAGGTCTCAGCCTTAGATGTCATCATCTGTGGAGAGAGGCACTGAATCTGACCTGTTTTAAATCACAGATTCTGTGATGAAAGCTGTGAACATTCTTCCCCACAAAATATACATAAGCCATATATTGTCAATAGTATATGTTTTTGAGTTCTGAGCATCCTGAAGCCCATCCATAGAATCTAGGTTAAGAACAAGATTATTTCTAAGACCTCCTTCCTCTAAAATTTTATAGTTCTAAGATATATGAAACTCATTAACTCTTAATATTGTTTAATAATACCTGTTACTTAAACTGGGTTCCGTTGCTGGAATCAAATTTGAATAGTATCAGGCCACGCAGACTGTCCTTTCAGATCATCCATCTGCTTGGGGGAGAACACATGAGGTGTGGAGCATGTAACCAGGCAGGGCCTTTGGCCTAAGCTCTACATAGGACCTTAGACATTAAACTGTAGTTTAAAAGAGAGCATCTTGAGACTTCACCAGAATTTAAAAACACTCTAATAAGAACTAATGGTTGCCCATACTGCAGCAGTAGGTGTCACACCCTCCAAactctgtgaatttttaaaaacaaatgacttaGAGCCTAGAAGTGTAAACCACTGGAGgggaagaacaggaaagaaacacaTCAGCCCTGGGAAAGGCAAACAGCATCCCAGCGATTaactctgctctgctctgctctgctttgATCCGCAGTTATCCCTAGATCTCTACTACACTGAGGATGAGATCTACGAGCTTTCCTATGCCCGGGAGCCCAGGAACCACAAAGCCCCCGTGAGTTTTTCATATTAGGACTCCCACGTGTAACATGTGCTTTTTTACAAGCTGCTCATCAAGGTCATTCATCTTAAGGAGTGGGCTTTCGTTCAGTTTCCTACTGTGTGCTCAAACATGTGCTAGGAATGGGGAAAGGTTCAGCATGTCCGAGGAATAGTTCCTGATCATAAAGAGTCTGCACACTACTTGAGGGGATAAGACTAAGATGTGGACAGTGAAGAACTGCCTGCTGTGAGTGTCGGGAGGAGCGGTGGGATCAGCCCGTGGCTTACTAACGTGAGCAGGGGTACGGCGTCGCAGGCTGGAGTGAGTGCTCCCTCCTGCTGAGTGTGAGGTGTCCTTACATCAGTTGTTTCTCGTCCTTGACTTGATAATACTGATGTGTGTATTAATCAGATGCTTAACTTCAGAGGATTTCCAGCTTGGTAGATAGAAAAGCTGTATCAGCCTGTATTCATCTGGTTCAGAAAGAGCAGTCTGCTGGGTCTTTTGACCTCTTGTGCTGAGAAGCCCTCAAAACAGTGCAGCCCTGGTGCTGCCCAGCAGGGACTCACAGCTGACCTTGGCCCTGCCCCCCCTAGCAGCTGGTGAAGTAGTTTCAGTCTTCCTTCTGAAGGACCAATAATCCACAGTCTCCTGGGAGGCTTCCCAGCCCCAAAACAAGTGGCACTCAAAGGTAGAGTTCCTCTACGTAAGAAACTCAGCTTTTCTGTTCAGATGGCTAAATTTCATTGTCTCTATACAGAAAGGTCAGGCTCTAGCATCCTATTGTAATCAAAGATGGTCACTGAAAAGATTTGGTAGGTTCCATTTTCAGGGTATTAGAGGGCATCGgaccttcttttgtttttgaaagagattttaatttaCACCAAGTCTCAAATACTTAGGAATCGATTCCATCTCAGCTTGTCTAGGCCTCtggtttttttcttgtgtgtCTTTATGCCTTTGAGCTACTTTTCTCTTCATCCACATCTCTACTAAATAGTAAGTAGAGAACAGAGAGGATATTTAAATGATCTACTTTTACTCTCTGTCAGTAGCTTCAACAGAAGCTGTAATGGTGAGGGAACTGAAACCCAGGCGTACAGAGGACTGTAAGTTACCTCAGATGGACGTAAATGCGTGAGGAGCTCTCGGCAAACTGTCAAGCACACTACTTGTTAGCCAGGGCTGCTGCACTGGAGTTCAGCTACGTGTGGGCTCTCCGCTCCCTGCTGCCACACGTCCTGAGGGCTGTCCGCAGGTGCAGCTACCAGGCAATGGGGAGGGAAGAGCTGTAGGTTATAAGACTGCATTATGGTCACGGGGATTTCTCTGAATATTTCCTTGTAGCCACTAACACCTTCAAAGCCACCAGTAGTAGTGGACTGGGCCTCTGGAGTATCTCCCAAACCTGACCCAAAGACCATAAGCAAACACGTCCAGAGGATGGTGGACGTAAGTACACCTGTGTTTCCGCAGACAAACGCAAGGCACTGCCTGGCTTAGTTCTGTTTGTGCGCGGAGGGGAGCACAGTGGTAGAAATACAAAGGTAAGAGACGTGAAACCCATTCCTGTGTGAGCACAGGGAGCCACTTCTATTGTGGCTGCAGAACAGTTCAGAAGTTACATTTCTGCCAACACACTTTGACCTTATATGGGGGGAGGTGTACCTCTTAAAGGCCTAGAGAGAGAGCATGTATTTAAAGGTTGCCGGTTGATTTGGGGGCAGAGAGGCGTTAGAAAAGCTTTGGGGATCCAGTAAGGGTGATGAGAATCTAAAACTGAAAAGTTTGGCACTGTTTGATTCAGTTCACTGTGCTGAATGTTGAAGGTATATGCTTTCATATTTCCACATCTCTCCTGTGGACCATTCAGTGTAACAGTAGGAAAGTACGAGCCAGCAAGTGACAGAACAACTCGTAGAGGATAAGAGCCGGGTAGGGAGCACTTCCCACTGGGCCATGAGCTGAAGCTGCAATCTGAGCTGTGCACTGAAGGAacggcggtggggggggggggcatcccTCAGTGCAGTGAGCTCAGGGCTCAGAGCAGCCAGGCTGAGGGCAGTGATGTGCAGACGGAAATGAAAGGGCCTAGCCGCCCCCAGAGGCGGTGGGATGTGACCCGCTGCGTCTCTGCAGCGGTTCAAGGAGCATGTTCCCTAGTTCCCCTCACTCAGACTGAGAAGAGGCCTTTTTCCAGCTGTTCCAGCCCCTTTGTCATTTGGCTAAAGGGAGAAATGATTGGTTTCTCTTTGATAATCACCAAAACAACTCCTTTTTTCAGTCTGTCTTCAAGAACTATGATCATGACCAGGATGGATACATTTCTcaggaagagtttgagaagattGCTGCgagttttccattttccttctgtgtGATGGACAAGGACAGGTGAGGGTCTGTGTATAGGAAATGCGGTTATGAGCCTGCTGGTGAGAATGCTTTATGAATGTGTTACTGGAAGACTCTGCAAACTCGGATGTGTTGCTGCTGTGGTCACTTAATGAGCACTGGCGCTGAGAGAGTGGTCATCAAAGTAATGCCTGTCCGGTTTTTGTTTGGACTGTTAAAGGCCATGAAAaatgcatacttttaaaaaataccttagaATTGAAGATCCTATAATTCTGCCAGTTTATGCATAGTCAGTTGTAAGTTTGGTCTTCCTTCTTGCTTTGCCCTTACCGATTATGAGAAACAACTAATATTTATGAATACTTTGCATGTTACTTTTCTCAGGGTTAGCTAAGTTCTATGTTGGTTCTCTGTGTGAAACCAAATGTCTGGCTGGTGGGTTCCAGTTATATAGTATGTACCATCTGAAGTCAGAAACCACAGCATAAGGTTATTTCTCTCCCTAAACACACATTTCCAtcagttctttttaaatcttGTGGATAGTGGTTAAATTAGTTAGGAAAACCTGGTTTAGCCAAATACTACTACTGTGGATATAAGTAACCCACCTCACCTGCTTATTACATGCTATCCCTGTGTCCTTATTAAGAGGAGGGCTCATGGAAGTCACTGTCAGGTAATATGTACTGTACTGCCACTCAAGGGTAAAAAGAAGGTGAGTTTCTAAGCCGAGAAGCCACCCTTGCTCTCTCCGCTCACATCCTTGTCTCTGTCACGTGCTGGCAGGGAAGGCCTCATCAGCAGAGACGAGATCACGGCCTACTTCATGAGGGCCAGCTCAATCTGCTCCAAGCTGGGCCTGGGCTTCTCTCACAACTTCCAAGAGACCACCTACCTGAAGCCCACTTTCTGTGACAACTGCGCTGGATTTGTAAGTTGTTAGAGTGCCTTGGGGTGAAACTTGGGGAGGGTATGAGACAGTGTCACTGGCTGGGCCAGACACAGATCTCCACACCTTTATCAACTCATCGCAGCCACAGTGACCTAGTCCTCAGATCCGGGGGTTTTACTTGGACtcatcttttcccatttcttcctgatgtatttttccttctggtgCATGGGGCTTGGGATAAATGGTAAGGAAATATTAAATTTTggatatactttttaaatattatatccATACGCTGTTCCAAGTGTTAGGAAAAAGAACTATGAGACATCCTTACCCCTCTCCCCTTCAAAAGGAACAGCCTTTAAGAAGTCACCTgggctctgcccctcctctgtCCCACCCATATCAGCAGTTTCCTCCTAAACCGAGTGTCTGACCCCAGGGTTCTATATACCTGCCCTTTAGTTTGGAGTCTCAAGAAGCCTGTTTGTCCTGTGATCCATCCACTTCAGGCCTGGGTCATAAATCCACTGTAGTAATCTTGGTAACATTTGATTCTGATCAGCACACACTTGTCCTGCTTTCCGtttaaggagagagaaataggTTTTCCCTCCCGCTGGAGGTAGAATGAGGGCAAAGAAGGAATGGATGTCAACGTCAAGCCTCACACCAGGAAGATGAAGGCTGTGGGGTGCATTCTAACTGTCTCCTGTttgtctcacagctctggggaGTGATCAAACAAGGATATCGGTGTAAAGGTAAGGCTCTGCCTCGTCCAGCATGTGGTCTTAGGGGCTCTCCTGTAAGATGTAATGTTTTACCCAGAGCAGGTGTCCATGAAGTCCAATGCCTCACCCCCTAGAGCAGCCCCCGAGAGTGACTGCCACAAGGAAGACAGGACTCTCTGGGTGACTAGTTATGCTGCTTCCTGTTACAAGAGCCTCTCTTTGCCTTGGCTGCCCTAGAAATAGGGATGGCTGGTAGATTAATGGGTCCCCAAAGAAAGGTACAGAATCACTTTTAGAACAGAAGGTAAGTGATAATCAAAGGCCCTTGTCAGCTTTCGTTTTATCAGTAGAGGCCCTAGGACATAATTGTCCTTCCTTTGTGACTAGAAAAATTGAGGAGTAAAGTAGAAAAGACCTTTTCctgcaagaaagaaagaataggcCCTGATAGCTAGGCGCCTTCAGAGGCTCTCCTGAGAGCAGGCACTATGTGCAGGATGATGGAAGACACCACCTCTTCCCTCCAAGATAACAGGATGCCACTTGCGATTCTGAGACTCACAATAAGGGCTGGGACAAGGCTGTAAGATCCAGGGTTGACCCAGTGAGAAGAATGCTCAGTTCACTGGAAACGTTAGGTGTCCTGGCTCCAGAAGACAGGACCAGCATGTTTGACCAGAGAGCACTGCATGAATGTGGTTTTGAGTCCCTGGATAAGAGAAAGACTTCCTGATGAGAGTATCTTGTCCACAGACTGCGGGATGAACTGCCACAAACAATGCAAAGATCTGGTTGTGTTTGAGTGCAAGAAGCGAGCCAAGAACTCAGCAGCTCCCACAGAGAACAGCACGTCTGTGGGGCCAACGTCCAGCCTTTGCTCGTTGGGAGTCAAAGATCTGCTCCACGGTAAGCAGGCACTAGGAACATTCATCTTGGAAAGTGAGGTGGGAAGAATACAGTTTTCGCAGGGGAGGATCACCTTCTTCCTTCCCACTCGTAATAGAAACCACCACAAACACCCTTGTGAAAGATACACCTGTGTGTGATGCGCCCTCTGTTTTAAGAGTTACACGTCACCCTCAGGTGCCACAATTCTGTCACACACAATGCAGACTTCTTGGGAGAAAGGGGCTGCACCTAGAGACTtcccttctccaggccacttCTCCCCAGTCCTCGAGCTTGGAAGTAGACTGACGGGCAGGTTAACGTGGGCGTAGCATGGGCAACAAGGGAAAACCGCTCCAGAAGTGCTGTAAGCCCAGGTCTGCCTGCAAGGGCATCACTGTCATCCAGAGTGCGTCCACCTCTTTGTTAATAACTCTTCTCTGGGATGGCACCTGCTCATCAAATCAGAACTTCTAAGGATTCTTTTTAGCCCATTATCATTTTTCTCAATCTTACTGTAACTATATTCATCTACTTTTCCCTTCTTGAAAATTACACCTCTTCTGACTCACAATGCTGTGGTCTCCTGGAACTTTTCCTGCCACTTCCTGTATGTCCAGGAAGTCTCTGCTTTTCTGAGCCGGACTAACATGTCACATGTCTTCCTACAGCACCCGAGGAAGGCGCGTTCACATTCCCTAACGGGGAGGCAGTGGAACACAGTGAGGAGAGTAAGGATCGGACCATCATGCTCATGGGAGTGTCCTCACAGAAGATTTCTGTGCGGCTGAGGAGGACTGTCGCACACAAGGCCACCCAGACCGAATCACCGTCTTGGCTTGGCGGCGAGGGTCCTTCTGGTCACTTCGTGTTGTCTTCCCCAAGGAAGACAGCCCAGGACACACTGTATGTGCTGCCCAGCCCTACATCTCCATGTCCCAGCCCAGTCCTGGTCAGAAAGCGGGCTTTCGTCAAGTGGGAGAATAAAGAATCCCTCATAAAATCAAAGGAGGAGCTCCATCACCTCAGACTCCCGACCTACCAAGAGCTGGAACAGgtaccttccttttcctttttttcagactCTGAAAACAGCAAGGCTGAACCAGGGAGAAACTGAAGATTCAGACCACGTTGATTACTAGCAGGGTAAAGGTGGAGGggagagcaaaaggaaaagaaaggattctGCTTTGTCTCAAAGAAACCAGTGGAGGCCCTGACTGAAATTACATAAGTAGAACAGGATACACAGGGCTCCCTACTGCCATAAAGCTAGTCTCTAAATGTTGGCACCAGGGCCCAGTGCCTATTGATCAGCTTTACTGTGCTGACACCACACCCTTTCTTCTAGAAGTAAGTTGAAAGCAAGTTGCCTAAATCCTCCCTCCCTAGAGGTCTTTGTTAAGCTATTCGTCAGGGTTATGTTTTGGGGCCTTCCTGGTTGCCTGAGCATCTTCCTAAAAGGGAGGTGACCACGATGCTATCAAAAAGGAAGAGCATGTAGCTCACCGCAGGAAAAGCCTCCCTCTTAACATAAATGAGAGAACGCTTCTAGAACATCAGGGAATGTGCTGATCTATATATAAGAACAGCTTATTCATCAGTAGCTGGCAAAATGCACAGTTGAATATATACAACAATATAATCTATTAAAGGTAACAACTGTGGTACCAGGAGTTGCTTTTTCTGTTAGGTACCTGATAATGAGGACACTGTGAGCCTAATAGAGGCATGAGAGAAGACAAAATCAGTTTTACCAAGAACAGGAAGAGCTTGGGGATATTAAggttaaaagaaggaaagagcaaaGTAGGAAATAGGACAATGGGCAGCTGTTGAGGTACTCAATTCTGTGGGGTCAGTCACTAATGTACCTCTTTTTGTTTAAAGCTCAGAGTGAGAGCTGGTTTAGACTGACCTCGTGTCATGGGACAGTAGTTTCTTACCAAAGATAGGTAACTTAGTCATTTTAGACATAGGGAAGCAAGGATACATTAATTAGGTCTAACTTAAAAGGTAACGATGCCTGTCTGCCTTTTTTCCCAAAACAAACTGGCTAGAATTCCGTATGTAATTCTACGTACTACATAGACTGCCCAAGAGGGCCTCAGAATTCTGTGCCTCGTCCTCAGTCCCACACCTTCCCTGTTAGACCCCCAGGAACTGAAGATATATATTACCTAACTTATGTCAAACTCCTGTTTTGGTGCTTAGAACAAAGCACATGATATTAAGAGGAACATTTGAGAAAAGAACAGATTACCTGGATGAAAAGTACTCTCTCCCTCGTAATTTTGTTAAGATGTGCTTTAAGAATCAAGTCAATCAGAAAGTGGCAAAATAAGGGTTAAACAAAGTCCTCTCTCTCTAGGGGTAGAAACTTTAAGAATAATGAAGGAA
This is a stretch of genomic DNA from Camelus ferus isolate YT-003-E chromosome 6, BCGSAC_Cfer_1.0, whole genome shotgun sequence. It encodes these proteins:
- the RASGRP1 gene encoding RAS guanyl-releasing protein 1 isoform X2 translates to MLTMHRILISSADLLQKVITLYKDALAKNSPGLCLKICYFVRYWITEFWIMFKMDASLANTMEEFQELVKANGEELHCRLIDTTQINARDWSRKLTQRIKSNTSKKRKVSLLFDHLEPEELSEHLTYLEFKSFRRISFSDYQNYLVNSCVKENPTMERSIALCNGVSQWVQLMVLSRPTPQLRAQVFIKFIQVAQKLHQLQNFNTLMAVIGGLCHSSISRLKETSSHVPHEINKVLGEMTELLSSCRNYDNYRRAYGECTHFKIPILGVHLKDLISLYEAMPDYLEEGKVNVHKLLALYNHINELVQLQEVAPPLEANKDLVHLLTLSLDLYYTEDEIYELSYAREPRNHKAPPLTPSKPPVVVDWASGVSPKPDPKTISKHVQRMVDSVFKNYDHDQDGYISQEEFEKIAASFPFSFCVMDKDREGLISRDEITAYFMRASSICSKLGLGFSHNFQETTYLKPTFCDNCAGFLWGVIKQGYRCKDCGMNCHKQCKDLVVFECKKRAKNSAAPTENSTSVGPTSSLCSLGVKDLLHAPEEGAFTFPNGEAVEHSEESKDRTIMLMGVSSQKISVRLRRTVAHKATQTESPSWLGGEGPSGHFVLSSPRKTAQDTLYVLPSPTSPCPSPVLVRKRAFVKWENKESLIKSKEELHHLRLPTYQELEQEINTLKADNNALKIQLKYAQKKIETLQLARSNHVLAQMEQGDCS
- the RASGRP1 gene encoding RAS guanyl-releasing protein 1 isoform X1: MGTLGKAREAPRKPSHGCRAAPKARLEAKPAGSPLPSPPSPAQITQFRMMVSLGHLAKGASLDDLIDSCVQSFDADGNLCRSNQLLQVMLTMHRILISSADLLQKVITLYKDALAKNSPGLCLKICYFVRYWITEFWIMFKMDASLANTMEEFQELVKANGEELHCRLIDTTQINARDWSRKLTQRIKSNTSKKRKVSLLFDHLEPEELSEHLTYLEFKSFRRISFSDYQNYLVNSCVKENPTMERSIALCNGVSQWVQLMVLSRPTPQLRAQVFIKFIQVAQKLHQLQNFNTLMAVIGGLCHSSISRLKETSSHVPHEINKVLGEMTELLSSCRNYDNYRRAYGECTHFKIPILGVHLKDLISLYEAMPDYLEEGKVNVHKLLALYNHINELVQLQEVAPPLEANKDLVHLLTLSLDLYYTEDEIYELSYAREPRNHKAPPLTPSKPPVVVDWASGVSPKPDPKTISKHVQRMVDSVFKNYDHDQDGYISQEEFEKIAASFPFSFCVMDKDREGLISRDEITAYFMRASSICSKLGLGFSHNFQETTYLKPTFCDNCAGFLWGVIKQGYRCKDCGMNCHKQCKDLVVFECKKRAKNSAAPTENSTSVGPTSSLCSLGVKDLLHAPEEGAFTFPNGEAVEHSEESKDRTIMLMGVSSQKISVRLRRTVAHKATQTESPSWLGGEGPSGHFVLSSPRKTAQDTLYVLPSPTSPCPSPVLVRKRAFVKWENKESLIKSKEELHHLRLPTYQELEQEINTLKADNNALKIQLKYAQKKIETLQLARSNHVLAQMEQGDCS